Sequence from the Denticeps clupeoides unplaced genomic scaffold, fDenClu1.1, whole genome shotgun sequence genome:
tgaacatcaacatttatttgtggattgtGTTCTGTGAGTTGCAAATAATTAAGTCCAATAAGAGCTTCCATACTCCTCCCCCGGCGTCCGTCAGGAGAGGCTCGGCACCCACCCTGTCTGCTGGGCCGCGCCGCGTGGATCCCCAGAACTTCCCGCGGTGCGCCGCCACGTGGACGGGTCTGGAAGCGCAGGCCCCTCCGCTCGGGTCATCTTCTCACTAATCGTCTGCCCGTCGTGTGATGTTTGCGTTAGGATtcggcatttaattttttttttttttttttacatgttgtaGTTCGTTCGTATAATCTCCTTCGAAGGTGACAGAGTTTAACCCGGAGGTGTGAGGGACGGCCCTTAGCAACCCTGTCACTACTGTCAACAGAAGGGGACAGGAGGAACGAGGTGATATTTTACTCCCCGAGACCATGTCACGGCCACCTGGAGGAAACGGAGCCGGGCGGGACGACGTGGTGAACGCGCTGGTGTCTCCACACGGGTGGCTGCGGGACAACGGGCTGCAGCGGAGCAAGCTCAGCCTCCCCCAGATTCTCACGCACATCGGCTTCAGGCAGCGTGGGGGTAGGCAAACCTTTCTACAGGCTACAAAGAGCTGCGTAAGGTCCCATAACCGGTTATTATTccataattatattatttcatCTCTGAAGAAGTGTGTGGGACTGtatgtgagggagggagggagggagctggagatgaaagtgaaggtgaCTGTTCCCAGGGGGACGTGTGGAATGCCATCTCTCCAGGACCGTATTTAAAGATGGTGCTTCTCGTCTGTCAACACTCTCCTCCAGATTATGTTCATCATCTGCGAAAGTCCATCTCCTCCAAATACGCCGACGGCATGTTCCCTCAGATCACCGTGGATGGGACTGTCCACAACGTATGAGTACCAATGGCGTTGTAACACTGGCACCAGTAGAATTGCGCggatgcttttttattttttctcatttattgtTCTGTGAAGATAACAGCCACACGGGAAGAACTGGAGTCCCTCTGCGAGAAGTTGGAGGCTAAAGCGAAGCTGTGCAGCCGGAGGCTGGACTGGCTCACCACAGGCAGCAGGAAGCTTTTCGGGGTCATCCAGGAGAAGAGTGTCACATTAGTGCTGGATGTCGGATGTTCTGCCACGAGGGCCCAGCAAAAGCTTGGCAAGCAGGCCTTGTGTAAAGTGATTTGTGAGCAAGTTTCACAAATGGACTGTTTCAACATTATGAGGTAAGGAACGCAGAGGTCCTATAATGTTGCGCTTTTACTGAAAAGGACAACAACGGCAGCAAATCAGGTACATTTCTGTGTCCTTCACCTCGTAGTTCGGGGATTCAGGGCGTGAGTAGGTGGCAGGAGAAGGCAGTAAAATCCACCGAGGCGAACCTCAGCTCTGCCATGGACTGGCTGCTCGCTCACGAGTGCGAACCTTCCACTGGGAGAAGCACCGCCGAAGTGCTGCTGAACGCCATGGGGGACGTGATGGTGAGGCGTGCATCCGTTTTCATCTTCTACATCCATCGCAGGGTCTTCGTTGCTACTACGCGGCCGATTGTCAGTCACTAACCTGTAACACTGTATAGTGAAAAAGACAAATACCTAAACCAAcatggagaaggtggaggagatgTCTTCAGCATCAAATCACAGAGTGGGAAACGAGGGCTGACCCTTATCAGTAATGAACATAGCGCATCAGAAGACTGTCCGtctcttttcaaatgaaaaaacataGTCATTTGACTATACAAGCACAACAAAATAAATCTGCTACAACCAGAATAAGGTGCCATTGTTCTGTATGTCTGATGGTTTCACATCAGGTTAGGGTTCGGGCAGCAAGCTGCATCATCGTGAAATTCTCCCCCTTTGATCCTCAGATTGAAGCTGTTTATCTGTTCGTCGTTGGAGATTTGGTGGATGACGTTGCTGGAGTGCTGCGCGGCAGACTGAAGAGGAACGTGTGCCCCGTACACACGGTGTCATTTAATGGCAAAACAGGGAAAGGCATTCAGGCCTTGAGAGACCTGTCCAACCTCACCGCTGGGCGGTAAGCAGCCTATCGACCTCATGCGTAAATCTAGAATTTCTAACTCATGAAGCCATGCAGGGTGTTCTTACCTTCTAACCCGTCCTTCAGGATCCATGAATTTGCTCAGATGGAATATTTAGAACACGTGGCGTGTGACTCGCCAGACCGCAGCAATGGACATTTGGATCTTTCTAAATTTGAACCCATTGGAGGAATGTCTCAAGGTGCACGTACGGTTTATTACCCAGCGACTTATATTCATGTTGAAACAATATTGTGTgctaatatgtaaatatgtagtaATCTACTCTGATTCTGAGACTGTTTCATTAAATATCGAAATGATGACATGTTTTCCTATTCACATATTCATGTGTGGGGTATCATCGTGCGtagagttttgtgttttttttgtgagtcaGGCAGCAAGGTCAGAGAGGATGTGTATCAAGTCTGGAGAGAGATGAGGGAGGCTCTTAAGACCAGGAACCAAATTAAAAGAATCTTGGTGGAACTGCTACCACAGAGGCTTGAATTGGGTGAGGCCACAGTATCATATTTTCCATTTGTTGTTTAGTGAGGTGTCTCTTTTCGTGACATCTTTGCCTTCTGTCCCCCAGCAGAATCAGAGTCTCAGCGTGCCTTGCCCGAAGACTGCCTAAGCTCCAAAGAATGGCTTAACAGGTTTGGGCTCAAAGCTCAGAAACTGAGGGTGCATGAGGCTCTTGCGGACTGTGCCTTTCCGCACTCCGATGGTGTTGTTGGTGTTAAATGCAGGCCTCTGGATGAGACCATTCAGACCGATGCTGTAAGTCACTTGACCTTTTTCGGAACTTTAGCCACTTGTTTTTACTCTATGGTTCATCCAGTTTATCATAGTACATGGTTTACATTGAAGGAGACGTGTAAGAAGCTAATCAACGCAAAGTACTGCACCAGCTTTGTCCACATGCGATGGAAGGATGGTTCTGTGGTCCATGTATACGTCACTGATGGGAAATGCAGACAATATGAGGAGCAGATGAACAGAGCCttgataaatatgaataaaaggTGCCTGTATTATGTGAGTAAGTGGTGATTCAAATGGAAAGAATCTGTTAAATGATCGACCACTGGCTGTCCTCTGCAGACTGGAATGGTTAAAAAGTGGAAGCAGGGAACTTTTTGGAACAATTGTTGAAGACCAGGTGTATCTCCTCATTGACACATCAGAAGCCATGAGGGACTTCCTTGATGTGGTGAAAGAGAAGGTTTTCCAGCTAATGCAGGTTTGCGTCTCATTCTAGATATTGCTGCTATCTGCATGAACGCTGCTATCTGCATGAACCCTGCTTCTTACTTCAACTTCAGGACCAGCTGTCCAAAAAGCAGAAAGTGAATGTGGTGGCCTTTGGCACGCGTGTGACTCTGTGGAAGAACAGACTTGTGGAGGTCAGCTCTGAAACACTGGCCAGTGCATGTCGGTGGGTCAATGAACTCCAGGTATGGCAAGGCCCAAGCTGACCTGTGAGGCTTTTCCATCTGGTCCTCTTGCAAAATCTGttgttattgatttatttaagaACATGCCATGTTGCAACGATGAATTTCATTATAGATTTAtagatgtgtttttatttctagGCAGGAGGAACTAAAAACACGCTTGGTGCACTGGGCCAAGCTTTAGCAGATGAAGGAACCCAAGCTGTTTACCTTCTGACCGATGGACAGCCAGATCAGGCAAGAGTCAGGGTTTGAGTTATACCTTGCCACCAGAGAGGTATGTCCTTATCTGGACAGCAATTGACACAGCTTCTTCATTCAGGCTTTGTGCTTTTTTGGTGGTTTCAACACAGAGCTAGCATTAGAGCTGCAGTTATGATGATGACTAGGATAGACACGTGAACCAGTCATTTGAAGATACGTTGTAATTGAAATAACTGAATGTTCTGCAGCCTCCTGGAGTTATTCTAGAACAGGTGAGAGGCTGGTCCCCTGTCCCGGTGCATACAATCTCCTTCAACTGTGATGACCATGAGGCCAACAGCTTCCTGTATGAGCTTTCTCAGTGGACTGGGGGCAGGTTCCATAGTTACTATGCCAACGTTAAAGATTTTTCCGACCTGTTTGGCATTTGCAAGGATCGTGAGGTAATCTGCAGTCCAGATACTTTTTAAGAATGAAAGGTTTGTCAAACTCAATTTTACCTGATTGTCTGATTGTCCGTAAATGTCAAGAGTGACGACCTTCAGCTTTTGATGGCAGAGATTGATCAAGGAAGGGCAGACCTGGAGACTGTCCGTAGGCTTCGTGCTGAGTGCATCATTCTGGATACTTTCCATCAGAAGACTAACACAACCCAAAGGTGAGACATTTTATATACAGACATaaacatttgtattttaaaatatgcatttattctgTATGAATTAAAATTATACCTGCATGTTTTTCTCATCAGGACCGGCAGTACACAACAGCTACACTCAACTCAAGGTGTTACAGGCATCCAACTTAAATCTGCAAGGCATGCAGGTTTGTCATGTTTGCTTTGCATTGAACCTGAGACCATATCTGACAAGCACTTACGGAGCCAGtctggttgtgtgtttgtgtgctcatTGTCTGTCTCAGCTCAAACAACGTCCAGCATGCTGAGGCTCTTGTCCAGCTCTGAGCAGATTCATTCAAAAGCTCCCCTCCGCTGTCCTGAAGGCCCTGGACAAGAGTGGTTGCTGCCCGAGAGCCTGGCTTTATTTCAAACAAATGCAGATAGGCAGATGCAAGTCCTTCAGAGTGAGTGTGGGTCTTCAATCACTCAAGCCAACGCactgttaaaaacacacacacgtacatgtacacccccccacacaccctgTATCTGTGCTTAGCACAAGTAAGCTAATACACATTCAGAGAAAGCATCAAAGAAGGCTTGTTTACCCCTGATATGCCAACAGGAACTGGCACCAGACGTTCCATATATgtattccatgtagttactggGTTTATTGGTTTAACCTTGAATCATATTTGAAGACATTTCACAACGTTTTGTTGCTTAAAATCAGAGACCGGTTGTGGAACTAAGTAGCCAACATGCAGATACATTTTAATCAGGTGACGAGTCGTTTTCTTGATCGTCTTTTGTGTCTTAACACAGGTTTTGGGTTGGTCTCTtctgacaaaaacacagaacaaaagaaggagagaaagaagcaAGAGGAGTGAGTAAAACTGATTTCAGGAAGTGAAACAACGAGTCAGGGTCTGCAGGGGTATATCTGTCATAACTGAATTGCCTAGATATAAGATTATTATGGATTATTATGATAACATTTGTATGTAAGACATGCACCTCTCATAAAAATGGGTGCCAATGGTATAATAACCTGTACAATtcagatgtaaaaaaatacGTTAGCAGAAAACTGGTTGCAAACCCTCAAACTTATACTTTATTAAAGCacgttttgtattttttatagatTGATTTGTTTTTCAACTGGATTGCATCTTATACATCAAATAAAAGgatattttcataaaaaccTAGTATTTTAATAGGAGTGTGTACACTTTTTGTCTACTGAGCAAGAAGAAATTCATCAGGTGAAAAAGAGTTGACTTGGATATAAGACCAAACTTGACAAGACTTGACAAGTAGGAAAAAGTTCTTTTTCAAGACGTCCTAGATTCAAAACATCCTGGATTGTCCTTCATTGTAATTACTGATCATTAATGAGCCCCAGTTCAGTTACATTTCTTATCAACCTTAATAATTTACAAAGACTATTAGTGAATCAACGTAAAACTGTAAACCGTAGTCTGTGTATCGTGACTTCCTGTGCTCTTCCTGTCCGCAGCCCCTTGGATATCCCAACTGCTCAGTGGCTGAAGACCAACAGTCTGGTTGCTCGGAGACTGACTTTATTAGATGCTTTGTCACCAACAGCTATAGTTCACCATGCCAAATATGTCCCTATGCTGGATAAACATGTCCATTCAAAGGTGTTCAATGAGGTAAGCAAGATTTTTATAAGGTACAAGTGTTAATTCTGCTGTCATTTTGTTAGACCTACAGAGGGCGGTGTTGTAACAGACCCCGGCGTTTGTTTAGCTTCTGTAGGGATGAATTAAATGGAAAAGCACAAACCTCATGATCACTAACATTGAAATGCAGAATAAGGCAGTTCGCCTCGCTTGTAATTGTCATGCTCATGGTGTGGGTTCAGATGCATGCACTCCACAATCTGGAGAGGCAACCAAAGATGCTGTCATAGCAACTGCACCGAAGCTGGGCCTTCATCACATTTCTCTAGTCCCATTGTGTggatatatgtctgtgtgtgtgtgtgtgtgtgtgtgtgtgtgtgtgtgtgttattctgcACAAATGCTAATTCATGTTACTCAGTCGGTGCATAACAGAAAAGAAGTGAAACACTGACTgctttgcttgtgtgtgtatggatttcTCTGGGTGACCCCATAGATAATGCCTCTGGCTCACATCGGCGGTAAGGGACTGACCCTCATCAATCCTTTAGCTGTGGACCTtgaaaaatacaaatgcaaTGTACAGGATGTACTGAAAACCTACGAGAGGTACtttttctggacattttctttatattcaagAATATTGCTTAAATGCCGACAAGAAGCGGAATCCAAATGAGGCTCTTAGTTACAAGAGCCAGTACTTTAATCAGAATCTGTCAGCAAACTGTACAAGCGAGTGAGTGCTTCTTGAATACGTTGTCGATGAGCAGAGAGCATGTCCTTCCAATGCAGGCAACTGGACTTGATTGTATGGAGAGGATTAACtcaggaggagagggagaagtaAGCATCCAAGGCCTGTCTGGTTTTACACAATAAATCTTGCTTGAAATCAATGAGGTTTGATTTTGTGTTTGAAGGGGGAAACATAATGTTATACAATGCaccatgtatgtttttttgagGTTTGGCAATGAGGCATTCGCCTTCAGTAATCATCGTGAAGCCATGTTGGAGGCTCTGGAGGGGTTGAAATGGCCAGTGGCAAGGGAGGACCTGGACCTCCTGGAGAAGGAGATCCACAAGGGCCAGTCCTTCCTGCAGCAGGCCTCAGACTTGCAGCTGGCTGCCAGGCAGATGTCCCGAGCAGCACAGGACGTCAGTACTGTTGAACGA
This genomic interval carries:
- the LOC114774378 gene encoding von Willebrand factor A domain-containing protein 3B-like isoform X2 gives rise to the protein MSRPPGGNGAGRDDVVNALVSPHGWLRDNGLQRSKLSLPQILTHIGFRQRGDYVHHLRKSISSKYADGMFPQITVDGTVHNITATREELESLCEKLEAKAKLCSRRLDWLTTGSRKLFGVIQEKSVTLVLDVGCSATRAQQKLGKQALCKVICEQVSQMDCFNIMSSGIQGVSRWQEKAVKSTEANLSSAMDWLLAHECEPSTGRSTAEVLLNAMGDVMIEAVYLFVVGDLVDDVAGVLRGRLKRNVCPVHTVSFNGKTGKGIQALRDLSNLTAGRIHEFAQMEYLEHVACDSPDRSNGHLDLSKFEPIGGMSQGSKVREDVYQVWREMREALKTRNQIKRILVELLPQRLELESESQRALPEDCLSSKEWLNRFGLKAQKLRVHEALADCAFPHSDGVVGVKCRPLDETIQTDAETCKKLINAKYCTSFVHMRWKDGSVVHVYVTDGKCRQYEEQMNRALINMNKRLEWLKSGSRELFGTIVEDQVYLLIDTSEAMRDFLDVVKEKVFQLMQDQLSKKQKVNVVAFGTRVTLWKNRLVEVSSETLASACRWVNELQAGGTKNTLGALGQALADEGTQAVYLLTDGQPDQPPGVILEQVRGWSPVPVHTISFNCDDHEANSFLYELSQWTGGRFHSYYANVKDFSDLFGICKDRESDDLQLLMAEIDQGRADLETVRRLRAECIILDTFHQKTNTTQRTGSTQQLHSTQGVTGIQLKSARHAAQTTSSMLRLLSSSEQIHSKAPLRCPEGPGQEWLLPESLALFQTNADRQMQVLQSFGLVSSDKNTEQKKERKKQEDPLDIPTAQWLKTNSLVARRLTLLDALSPTAIVHHAKYVPMLDKHVHSKVFNEIMPLAHIGGKGLTLINPLAVDLEKYKCNVQDVLKTYERQLDLIVWRGLTQEEREKFGNEAFAFSNHREAMLEALEGLKWPVAREDLDLLEKEIHKGQSFLQQASDLQLAARQMSRAAQDVNNSTVECGLSKNQSEAPKMPLDCLRGQRVVARSDADGFYYPGTVRKRLPGKRVKIDFTSGESEVISLACLLTVGGSGPCPPLVEGDFVLVATRREVAGDRFVPGIILVTPCHHEALDKLFTILKYNNKKIHRLRSKIIKISQTRYWVTCKNLQQIQQSRNIKTTEAQINQSVPENPPSEMKQ
- the LOC114774378 gene encoding von Willebrand factor A domain-containing protein 3B-like isoform X1 yields the protein MSRPPGGNGAGRDDVVNALVSPHGWLRDNGLQRSKLSLPQILTHIGFRQRGDYVHHLRKSISSKYADGMFPQITVDGTVHNITATREELESLCEKLEAKAKLCSRRLDWLTTGSRKLFGVIQEKSVTLVLDVGCSATRAQQKLGKQALCKVICEQVSQMDCFNIMSSGIQGVSRWQEKAVKSTEANLSSAMDWLLAHECEPSTGRSTAEVLLNAMGDVMIEAVYLFVVGDLVDDVAGVLRGRLKRNVCPVHTVSFNGKTGKGIQALRDLSNLTAGRIHEFAQMEYLEHVACDSPDRSNGHLDLSKFEPIGGMSQGSKVREDVYQVWREMREALKTRNQIKRILVELLPQRLELAESESQRALPEDCLSSKEWLNRFGLKAQKLRVHEALADCAFPHSDGVVGVKCRPLDETIQTDAETCKKLINAKYCTSFVHMRWKDGSVVHVYVTDGKCRQYEEQMNRALINMNKRLEWLKSGSRELFGTIVEDQVYLLIDTSEAMRDFLDVVKEKVFQLMQDQLSKKQKVNVVAFGTRVTLWKNRLVEVSSETLASACRWVNELQAGGTKNTLGALGQALADEGTQAVYLLTDGQPDQPPGVILEQVRGWSPVPVHTISFNCDDHEANSFLYELSQWTGGRFHSYYANVKDFSDLFGICKDRESDDLQLLMAEIDQGRADLETVRRLRAECIILDTFHQKTNTTQRTGSTQQLHSTQGVTGIQLKSARHAAQTTSSMLRLLSSSEQIHSKAPLRCPEGPGQEWLLPESLALFQTNADRQMQVLQSFGLVSSDKNTEQKKERKKQEDPLDIPTAQWLKTNSLVARRLTLLDALSPTAIVHHAKYVPMLDKHVHSKVFNEIMPLAHIGGKGLTLINPLAVDLEKYKCNVQDVLKTYERQLDLIVWRGLTQEEREKFGNEAFAFSNHREAMLEALEGLKWPVAREDLDLLEKEIHKGQSFLQQASDLQLAARQMSRAAQDVNNSTVECGLSKNQSEAPKMPLDCLRGQRVVARSDADGFYYPGTVRKRLPGKRVKIDFTSGESEVISLACLLTVGGSGPCPPLVEGDFVLVATRREVAGDRFVPGIILVTPCHHEALDKLFTILKYNNKKIHRLRSKIIKISQTRYWVTCKNLQQIQQSRNIKTTEAQINQSVPENPPSEMKQ
- the LOC114774378 gene encoding von Willebrand factor A domain-containing protein 3B-like isoform X3 produces the protein MFPQITVDGTVHNITATREELESLCEKLEAKAKLCSRRLDWLTTGSRKLFGVIQEKSVTLVLDVGCSATRAQQKLGKQALCKVICEQVSQMDCFNIMSSGIQGVSRWQEKAVKSTEANLSSAMDWLLAHECEPSTGRSTAEVLLNAMGDVMIEAVYLFVVGDLVDDVAGVLRGRLKRNVCPVHTVSFNGKTGKGIQALRDLSNLTAGRIHEFAQMEYLEHVACDSPDRSNGHLDLSKFEPIGGMSQGSKVREDVYQVWREMREALKTRNQIKRILVELLPQRLELAESESQRALPEDCLSSKEWLNRFGLKAQKLRVHEALADCAFPHSDGVVGVKCRPLDETIQTDAETCKKLINAKYCTSFVHMRWKDGSVVHVYVTDGKCRQYEEQMNRALINMNKRLEWLKSGSRELFGTIVEDQVYLLIDTSEAMRDFLDVVKEKVFQLMQDQLSKKQKVNVVAFGTRVTLWKNRLVEVSSETLASACRWVNELQAGGTKNTLGALGQALADEGTQAVYLLTDGQPDQPPGVILEQVRGWSPVPVHTISFNCDDHEANSFLYELSQWTGGRFHSYYANVKDFSDLFGICKDRESDDLQLLMAEIDQGRADLETVRRLRAECIILDTFHQKTNTTQRTGSTQQLHSTQGVTGIQLKSARHAAQTTSSMLRLLSSSEQIHSKAPLRCPEGPGQEWLLPESLALFQTNADRQMQVLQSFGLVSSDKNTEQKKERKKQEDPLDIPTAQWLKTNSLVARRLTLLDALSPTAIVHHAKYVPMLDKHVHSKVFNEIMPLAHIGGKGLTLINPLAVDLEKYKCNVQDVLKTYERQLDLIVWRGLTQEEREKFGNEAFAFSNHREAMLEALEGLKWPVAREDLDLLEKEIHKGQSFLQQASDLQLAARQMSRAAQDVNNSTVECGLSKNQSEAPKMPLDCLRGQRVVARSDADGFYYPGTVRKRLPGKRVKIDFTSGESEVISLACLLTVGGSGPCPPLVEGDFVLVATRREVAGDRFVPGIILVTPCHHEALDKLFTILKYNNKKIHRLRSKIIKISQTRYWVTCKNLQQIQQSRNIKTTEAQINQSVPENPPSEMKQ